Part of the Solanum pennellii chromosome 10, SPENNV200 genome is shown below.
CATTCGGCTAAAAAAAGTGTAATCAAAATaggtttggaagaaaaataatgacatcATAATAACAAGATACACCAAGCAAATGAAGCAACATGTAAtagttaaaaaagaaaaataagatattACGCGACGATTAATTGATATTACAAATATAGAGAAGAGGAAATATATCCcccacatttttcatttaaaatgtaGTAATACTTGACGACACACTACCCTAGTTTCGGTTCTTTACACGGTTTTTATCTAAGTCATGTTCACAATAAGTTGAGATGTGACATGTCTGATCTAATTACCTCACCTCTCCCCCTGGTTCTTCTTTGGCCTACCTTTGCTTCTCTAAAAACATGTTATAGCCAACTCAATTTTTCTCAAGTCTGAACTATATCAATCTCGTTTTCCTCATTTTATGGGTCATGGAGGTTATTCCCACCTTGTATTGTATAACTTTGTTCCTAATTTTATCTCTTCTTAATTATATGCTCACACATCTATCTGAGTATCTCATTTTCGCAGACATTTTTCTTTTGAGCATGTACATTCTTGACTAGCAAGCGATTTTCTCCGTACAACAATGTGGGTCTAACCATTCTTTTGTAGAACTTACCTTCTAAGTCTTGGCGTGACACATACTTATCACGCAGTTTTCCAGATCCGAGTCTTTATTTCACCCATCCCGCTCTAATATGATTTGTGACATCACGTCCCCGAGccgttaaaaaaaattgacttttatttatttggtgtggattgtaaatttttaaaaaaatcccgACACAATTGGTTtagtttgatatttaaaaaatccaaaCCATTATGGACTTAAGTACATGGTACACTGTATACCCCTAACTCAATCTACTCTCTGTTTTAGTCTTGCTTAACCTAAAACCTTTAGATTCTAGGTTCTGTCTCGAACCTATCGTTAAACACTCTATCACGCGTCTGAATTTTTCCAGATTGATATAAAAGCACGAGTAAATTTGCGACATTcgagaaaaacaaataaaaaaatagcaCATTAAAAGATCAAACACTATCATATAGTGTGTTGTTCCTTTTGTTAACCTAAAATATTTTGGTTGTTACAAGATTTCATCACCAAATCTTTCCATATTTAATATCAAAACaacatttatcaaaatttatttagtcaAGGCACTAATTTTATCAAGGCACTCAGTAGCAACCCCTTGAATCCAATTATCAAATTGCCTAAATTCAGTATCCTCTCCATATATTGAAACAGCACATTCATTGCAAGTATCAATATCTGTTGTTATTGCACTAATATCCAAATCTGCTTTATAATATTCTTTTGATTTCACATCTTCTTCAGCTTTCTTCATTGCATCTACAGCATCTTGATACACTGATTTACATGTCTCTAGACAATCCGTCGCGTATATGTCAGTATCAGGTTCCTCTAGACGCTGTTCAATCACATTCGCGATAAATTCTTCTGTCTTTCCCATCGTTGCTTCCATCATCGAGTTGATAAATACGGATACATCTCTAGTATTTGGGACGATAGGTATATTTGTCGGAATTTCAATATACGAGGACGAGGACGAGGATGAGGATGGTTTAATTGGTGCATGGGAAGGTGCATGGGGTTTAGGTTGAATATTATATGCCTTAGAAGGAATTGTTGTAAAGAATAAAGAAATGgtaaatacaataataattttgttaaaagaTGCCATtgtctttctttttaatttattaaaaagaaagataatgggaaaaaaaaagatgtgaAATTGTGGAAATTTATTTGGGAGTGTATTTATAGACAAAATgtgtttaatttgtttattggCTATGCTTGAATATAGATTTTCAAGTGATTAATATTAAACTTCATTTGACAAAAACttgttttattatatatatataggacgatagattttttttcttggcCACACATACTCAACCACTCACACAATAttgaatcaaattaattaatggtgtttattatatgtatcattgaaattttgttccattaaattttagaaaaattatctGAATATACATCTTATTCCAtcttaatttctaaaatttccaacatttaaaaaaaatcaaaaatttttgTTCGAATACATCACTTCTATCTCGCAGATACATCTCTATCTCTTTCGAATATATCTCTCCTCTCGGATACATCCTTCTCCTGTGAATTTTGTGCAATAAGTGATatgtttggtttataaattatataatatatatgttgtgTCTACTGGAGTTTTACTTAATACAATTTGCTATCGTAATTTTAATATTCGTGATATGTTTGGCATAGTACggtataattgaaaatttaatatcGTAATTTTAATATTCGTGTTTTAAAGACTATAATATCTTTACCATACAAAGTTAATTCGGTATGATTCAGtattttaaagtttgatttCAGTATTTTGTTGTTGGTAATCATAATTTGTTTAACAATGACTAATATATTCTCTTATAATAGAGTATTATGACTTCgacaatttcaaaaatatctCAATTAAATCATACCAACACATTATATGAGTACAGATATACATTTAAAAGAAAGGACAAATACAACAAAGATTTTTTTATACAGATATtgatatatataagttaaatcgTTCCAAAATATTGCACGTTTGTTATGTAAATTTTGCTctaagttttaaaattaaaattgcagCACAAATTATATTGTTACCAATAAAAACTGTTTTATTGAATCCTTTTAACAACAAAACTTAAACACGTTATCAAAAATAgaacattaattaaaaaaataatattagccaggttatcataattataattaagttCCACCCAAACAACCATTATAAATTGAAAAGATTCAACTCTTATGCATATAGAGTAGTAATTTTACACTATCAGGtcactcaaaatataattacaaaatatcattagaaaaaaaatcGTCAATGTTACAATGAAACAAACACATACTAATAGTGTATAagcaatctttttttttaaatttactgTCAGCGTACATaagttaaaatctttttttttttttaactgcTAAAGGCAACGATCTTTTCCATGGCATCAACAGTAACTTTTCTTTCCCAATCATAAAATGTAGTAAATTCTTTATCATTACCAAAAATTTCTTTAACACAATCCTGGCAAGTTTCTAAATCAGTAGACAATGCACTTAGGTCAACATTTGCACTATAATAAGCTCCATTTTCAATATCTACTATTGTTTTTTTCATCGAATCGACTGCGTTTTCGTACACTTCTTTGCATACTAAAAGACAATCTTTAGCAAATGCATCAGTTGCGGGATTAGTCAAACGTTTTTCAACAACGTTATTGAGAAATTGTTCTGTTTTTGCAAGGGAGGTTAACATAAGTGAGTCAACGTATTTGTTGACCGAATCTTTGTCGCCTAATCGAACGTTGCCATCTGGCATTTCATAATTTAgcgatgatgatggtgatggtgatggtgatggtgagcCGTATGGCGATAATGATATGTAGGAAATAGGGATAGGGGAAGCaatgttgaattgaaaaataagaaaagaaagggaaatgACAAGTAAGACTTGGTTGTGAAGAgccatcttttttattttattttttcctttttcttcttttattgatttacaaggaagaaaaaggaaaaaaatatatatatgataattgaggaaaaaatgaaatgatttaactagggttatatttatatgtaggaaaaaaaatgagaagtaTTATATGGAGATCCAAGAAAATAGATTGTTTTAAGGTGAATACTTTTGGCCTTATTACAAGGCAAGTGTAGGTTATAGGTCAAGTTGTTTgttagaatttttaaaatttttggtgttATAGTACTTTATAATTTAAAGCGAATTTTAGATAAGTAAATAGTTTTACTTGAAATTAAGTAAAGATTTGACACTTGAGGTGGTCGATTTCAAGTATTGAAAGCTACTGCAAGCTAAGGAATCCATAGATGATTGAGAGATCATATAGGGCAATAGCGATAGACATAGAAACTGAACGAAAGTTAAATATTACTTCCataaagaagaggagaaaactaTTCGAACGATAATAAcgttaaatttaaataatatttattcaattattataaagttaaggtaaagaatatatttaaatattttttaaataacatgCATACACAAAATAAGAATGCCTTCAAATAATTTggcatttatatttattattattaagattTGGTAAACTTTTGTATGTAGTAATAAACCATAGATCCttcaagaaaattaaagaaggaaaataaaattacataaattaaaaagggCCCAACCGGGTTCGAACCGGTGACCTCTTGATCTGCAGTCAAATGCTCTACCACTGAGCTATGGACCCTTTGATGATGAATCGAACTATAATATTGTACATaattctaattcttttttattgtttattgcgTTTTAAGTATATGTTTAGACTAGATAAGTTTACCATTGTCTTCGTCTTGATTTATGACACGATAAAATATTTGAGAGTGAACTAAgtttttttgaattgaaatttatttatatgtgttaatttcaaatatttaaaattattaataattgtgatttatgataatttttatttagtttttaaatatgcAATGTTCGTTTAGAAAACCTTAAAGATTTTCAGTTCGAATTTGcatcaaaatttagaattttagaATCTTAAAATTCTAGTAGTTCCATATAAATTTGGATACGAGTAGAGCTGTCAATAAGGGTTGGCCCACCCTTTTCGGGCTAACTCATACAGGCTTTGAAATTTTACATGTCAGGCAGGACTAGCCCTAATTGCTTTGGGACAGAAAATGATCAGTCCAACCCACAAGTACATGGGCTATGCCAACCCTCTTTTCttaaaagtatataattttcaaaaaaaaattaaattataatttcaaaatatcatcataaatatagACAAGACAATATTCTATGGTGTTTATATTagtacttgttaatcaaatttacaaaaaataatgacaatatTCCATACAAggagtttttattttatgtagtatatattttataaacataatttgtatttaaattataatatttcaaacttcaaatagATTTTGAGTTTATACTCTTGTTATTTTAATACtccatttattaaaaaaaaaattaattaactttactTGGCCTACGGGCTGACCCTATCCATATTTCTCCAGCCCCACAAATCGACAACTTATTCAGGTCAGGCTACAAAAACCCCTTTCTTAATGAGCTCCAAATACCATAGCTCAGCCCTATCAAATCACGGGTTAAACCAAGTCAGCCAATGAGCTTAGCCTATATTGACAGTTCTAGATACAAGTGACTACGACGTTCTCCTTCAACccccctcctcctcctcctcctcttcaaAACATATAGCTTTGTTTACAGATTCAGTATCTTcactattatttatttagaatttaataAGTTATCCCTTACTTATAAACTCATAGTTTATTAAagagaaaatgcacaagtaccccttcaacttatgcccgaaatctcagagacacacttatactataaaGGTTCTATTatcctcctgaacttattttataagtaattttttaccctttttcgACCTACATGGcactaacttaaaaaaaaagtcaaccagcgttcagcccacaagatagtgtcacgtaggccaaaaagagaTAGAaagttattaataaaataatttcaggAGGGTAATAAAACCTTAGTATACTATAAatgtgtctctaaaatttcagCATACATTGAGAGGGTACTCGTACATTAtccctttattaaaatttaaggtaatgaattcaaaattctaatttCAAACCTGCTTAGGTGAGTATTTTGAATGCAAAGACATGACACTTTGAATTCCCAACCAACTTATAtacatacaataaaaatattcctCATGAAAACTTGTGTTTTTGGGACAATTAAATTCATTTGCCGCCCCACCAATTTCCCACCTTTCCAggaataataaaatatcatgcATCATCTATAGAAAGTAGTTACTATTTGATCTTTGTTTAATACTagagataaaaaatatatatatatactcccGAACTGCTATAAATGGTATGTAAATATTCTTCGTTATTCTTTTGAGATATTGATATTCCTGTCATCCATAAATTAGAGCATATATGCCCTTCACTTTAACGAAGGGGCAGGGGCACCATTTCCCCAAAGTATGATGGCGAGGGCACCAATGCCCTAAAAGTATGACGACAAGGGCATCAATGTCTCAAAAGTATGACGGCAGGGGAACCAATGTCCAAAAGTATGACGAAGGATATTTGCATACCATTTACAATAGTTCGAAGATATATCTATCcttttttcacaaaattaaaataattttacttatttcataTGCATCATTCAGCatattaaatttagaaattgAAATTGCGTTTTGACAATGACACATTTAATTCAGCATTTTTATATGCGGAgacataaatttatatatataattaattaaattgtaacTAAGAAACGtaaagacaaacaaattgaaacatagaatattttttctaaaaaaattgggTATTATGAGGGTTGAGATTTGTGCCTTTACTCCCTTCCCACGCCATCCTAATTCCACTCATATGATGTTAgacttttaaatataaataattaataatttctttttttaaaaaaaaaaaaaaaacataaagaaacacAACTCTCAGATAAAGATATTAAGCTACTTTACGGTAAGTGTTAACTCTTTCTTTCTTAATCTATGCttattttataaacttttaattattattttaatatttttaaattgtcAAATATCGTGATATATAgtatttcttataatttataaacacataaattctatttttaaaaatttaaagtctTTACATACAAAAAATTTCAGTCATACCTAAAATTATTGAACCATCAAAAcgtaaaaaatatcatataaattaaaagaaaaaaataataatttaactataattttttattttattcgtcATGGAATAATCAtagcatatatataaataaattaatttactttttataatttttttgaaacatCATTCTTAAATATCATATCTAATTTTAACAACTTTCACATATCACATTGACTCTATCCTGCACCGCTTGCtatcaatttatatgatttatgatttactgttttagtaaatttcataatcatatatttttatattaattaataatttaactctttaaaatacttatttgttttttttgataaaataatctATAATCGTACAAttatttagaatttattttaagccataaattttaaaagtaagtTGGAGTCATAATAATGGCGTGGAGACTCAGCAACTAAACGGAGTATCATTTAcgtctatttattttattttatatgaatagTTTCATTtaatagtataaaaataatgttgaataaaatatattaattaaatttttatatatagattacaaaatttgaaaaatttataatatattatagtatacactttaatatataataaaaattaaattttattaatacacaaaattaacgcatatattattttattaataaaatctatcaaaacgaCATCGTTAAAGCAAAAGGCTAAAAAGAAAGTAAAGCCAAAACACAGTAAATATCCAATTCTCTCGGCCACTAAATCCTTGAGTCATCTTAGATGGACACGTGTAAAGCTATCCAATTTCACGATTATCagaattttcacttttttttttcccaaaaatttgctatttgctattatataattatttatttttaatatttagacaACTTATATTGATAAAgtaacataattatttattatttttaatttttttagtcaagttaataataaataattattagtgaacaaattattattaactatattgatatttttgacgtttttttcattaatttattatatataagtaaaaatttagTGTAGGGAActgtttttttaatatatactcgatataatTTGAACACTACCATATTTGCATAAAcattgtttaatatttattacGATGAAATAGTAAGAAGTCACATGCCCTTGGTTGGATATTCTAAAAATAAGTCGTAAAAGTTAACAAAAATATCGTATCATCTTCGAAAATGGGTCATGTATTTGAGTTATATGATctatataaatttcataattttaaaaattaatcatattattgttctttttttttagaagaaactttttaaaaatttatgaattttgaatatcACGTAGGAAAGATATGTATGTAAATAGAACATTCGAATGCATATAGGATGAACGTATTCGAGTGAAAAAGATGTATTAAAGCAAGAAAAAACGTATCTTAAAAGGAGATAAACAGAGAATATATCCGAAAGGAACATAAGAATGTATTAGCGagaaaaaatttaatgataGGGAATTTTATTAATATCTGATACTCTCTCCTTTTTTATAAATAGCTGAATGAATAGTtaattagttttgaaaatatatttaaaaattaaattatattattatttagataacatataaaatgaaacgaaTGAAACGCCGAATAGTGAAGTATTGTTATTGCTACCATAGCCTTATCCAATTCCTCATTTTTaggggtttttttttttcaattcaaaatttgaaatcaaagcAACTTTTTTTCAACCTCTATTTAAAATTCAACTTCCCCACTCCACTCTCTCCAGATCTAAATCTCAATATCTCTCTCTTCCATGGCGATTCGAACTATCTACGGATTGATATTCTTAGCAACATCCAGCTTTTGCTTCATCTTCCTCTATCTCGCTCTTCAACCAATCTTCTATTTCACCTCCTAACACCGCCGGCGGTGCCACTATGAACCGACCGATCTGGTGGACCGGTAGCAGAGTCGAtgaagaacaattttttttccttccacGGCGGCGACGCGAAATTCCGGCAGATCGGTTCGTAGATGCATACAAGTATGTTGAATGTAtacttttgttcctttttttagCTTAGAACGGAAAAATCACAGTGATATTTGGTTTTTGTTTTGACGGATCTGGATTTGATATTTTTGTGATTTCGTTTGTTTCAGCTTGAAATCGTGTTGTTAATCAtagatatttataattttgcaaaaattaatttcttcgaacgattatgaatttatgaattcaTCTTGTTGTAGCAATTATAACACTAAACATTTTGTTGCAAATTTGtgtcaaaattttcattttgttatttCTATTTAAGAATTAAACTCACGCTTATTATATTCGAATCATATGCACAAACGGCCACacatattcaaaatataaattcgatataatttttaaaacttttgcGGATGATGGATTACGTCATAATAAGACTTATTACATCATCTTTTATTTGAATACTTTCAGCGTTCAAATCaataaagaaagtgaaaaacaaaaatcaacgGATATGTATAGTTACATATTCGACAGAATTTaatcatttgaaatttatatcatataaaaaatttatttaataggaataaataatttgtttaaaattgaataaaggAAAACAATTAAGTATTGTTTTAAACCTATAAATTAGAGATCATGAATCTATCtcttaacaaatttaatttcatatatctCATGTTAAGACTATCTTAATGTAAAATAATACTTTTCGATTCAATTtgtataacattttttaaatagaaagtctaataaaataaaaaagaacgaACGCGGatgaatttcataattttaaacatattttaaaaaaaagacaatatCATATACTAAATAGACttgaaaattataataaaacaaataaattaaaacaaaaaaataataactcgTGAACGACCATGTAattgacaaaaaaaagaaaaattcctTTCATTCCTTAAATCTAGGGCCGTTTAAAATCTAACCAAAATCGACAAGGCGAAtcgataaaaaagttattggtttATAGTATTGGGTTATTAGTTAGTGGTTTTAATaacggttttgattttttttgttatagttCTTAACGGTTTGAAGTTTTTTCTTAACGGGTTAACCGATAACccgataataaattaaataattatatttataccattttatatataaagtcCTCGACTTAGACTTAaattcctacttttattttggTTGTCTCAAATACTTGGTTATTCTACAACGTAAAAGTGTGCTTTTGAACAAGAAGTAATTTGTGAACTCAAGTGCATGGGTTATTTTTTGGTTTAtcaccttgtttctaagtgatttttaatgttttttcttttctgtcAAATTTTAACGGTTAAATCGATAACCGAATCGATATCaatcaaaaaccgataaaccaaTAACTGATAAGCCAATATCTTAATGGTTCTATAACGGTTTAGCATCTCTACAAATCGACAACCAATAAGCCAACCCAATAAACTTTAAAACCGAACCGAATCGACCGATACACAGTCCTAGCCAaatctatattatattaaaccAAATATATGTtacacaaataaaaacaaaatataaatataaacattacaatgataaaacatatatatatatatatNNNNNNNNNNNNNNNNNNNNNNNNNNNNNNNNNNNNNNNNNNNNNNNNNNNNNNNNNNNNNNNNNNNNNNNNNNNNNNNNNNNNNNNNNNNNNNNNNNNNNNNNNNNNNNNNNNNNNNNNNNNNNNNNNNNNNNNNNNNNNNNNNNNNNNNNNNNNNNNNNNNNNNNNNNNNNNNNNNNNNNNNNNNNNNNNNNNNNNNNNNNNNNNNNNNNNNNNNNNNNNNNNNNNNNNNNNNNNNNNNNNNNNNNNNNNNNNNNNNNNNNNNNNNNNNNNNNNNNNNNNNNNNNNNNNNNNNNNNNNNNNNNNNNNNNNNNNNNNNNNNNNNNNNNNNNNNNNNNNNNNNNNNNNNNNNNNNNNNNNNNNNNNNNNNNNNNNNNNNNNNNNNNNNNNNNNNNNNNNNNNNNNNNNNNNNNNNNNNNNNNNNNNNNNNNNNNNNNNNNNNNNNNNNNNNNNNNNNNNNNNNNNNNNNNNNNNNNNNNNNNNNNNNNNNNNNNNNNNNNNNNNNNNNNNNNNNNNNNNNNNNNNNNNNNNNNNNNNNNNNNNNNNNNNNNNNNNNNNNNNNNNNNNNNNNNNNNNNNNNNNNNNNNNNNNNNNNNNNNNNNNNNNNNNNNTAGTTATTTTTATAACCTTCTAAGGTTTTTATTATTGAGAATTCCTTTGTAAAGAACTTGCCTATTCAAAGGCATAGATTCTAAACTCTCATCattaaatttatctttgttttgaGACCCCAATTCCACAACTTTATTAGAAAACATAACCTTCTTCTTTGCTTGATTTTTATCTGGtcatacaaattttaaaaaaaaaaatcatcaaaattaacatGAATAATCATCCATATTAGTCAGAGGTTGCAAAAAgtttcatatttcataaaatttataatatatttatttgaatcgATGATCTATCAGAAATAGTCACCCTTCTTAAACCTcacttatataattatatttcaaaaaaaataaggacTACGGTTCTAGCGGTTAAGGGCAGttatattaaaagagaaatagatgataaaaaatttattttttaaaaaattacaaagtcaaataagaaaaaaaaaatttaacaacttccaATAAATTTGAGAAGTTTGTCCTCCATTGGGTTTAATCTTAACACGTACTAAAATCTCCCTATTTTACGCTACAACACtatttagaatatatttttttaaaaaaaataactttcatCAAATATATACTCATAAggaaatacataatttaatttttcgaTAAAGGAAGATTCAGATAATTGAATAAACCCCTTCTGCTTTTCTAATTTCACTTTTAAACTTTTAACGATAAAAGTAAATATGAGATTTTTAAATTGATTCATGAGACTATATGCAAAAAATAACGTTATAAATCGATCCAAACTATAACATACGATAAAATCGAACAATTAGAAAAATTACCAATTTGTAGTTCCAATTTGTTGATGAAATCAGAAAGAAGATGTTGATGCACTTTCATAGCAAGAAGAACAACACTTCCAGAAACTGCAAAAACAGCCATAAATGCACTTCCCAATGAATTCTCCATTTTCCtcttccaaaaaataaaaaaaataattatgcaattttaaatattttgaggggaaaaaattaaaggaaattttcttgaaaaattatgaataaaaacattttattattgatgataaTATGTAAGAAATTCATGGAATTATGATATAGAAGAATGGAACAGTTAAGTTGTTGtatttaaagggaaaaaatttatttggaaATGGGAAAATGAATTGTCaactgtttttattttttatttttagatttttctaaatttattctGCAGTTTCTATCGAATGCCATCAGCACATATATATGGTGGCATTTGACTTTTTGTTAACACCaaacaataaaatagaaaattttatggattttgaatctatttttaTCACCTAAAATTTAGTTTTATCCTAGAAAGATACATCCAaagatatttatatattcaaatattttatttttttagaaggtcatattcattttttactttttacttttttatgtaaaaaaagtcatgaaaatattttcatctgCTATTTTAGATTAAGGGTGTATTGAtacaaagagaaaatattttttagaaaaataaatggggttttttaatttatttttttgtgtttggtGTGTATgtctaaaaatattatcttaaaattatattaatttaaattataataatagttaaatACTATGAGAAATAGAGGTCGGATATAGTGGAGGCGTGGGATTGAGGTGGGGTGGTGGGAATGGGCTATGTGGGGGTAGGCAGTAGCGGAGTGAGGAATTTATCGAAGGatgtgtaatttatttatttttttgttttaagggtgagattatatcatattttatcaaaaaaaatttcttctgtCGTTCTAATGTGAAATATGTCTAAAATATTCGTAAcatgcattatttttactaaCTATTGTTAATATGTTAGTCCTTTCTGTTCGAACCGCTCTTATCGACTCGCCCTCTAGGTcctatttgttttttattttaaagtctTATTTTAGGGAAACGAGGGAAGCAActcatttttctctctttacCTATCCATTTTATTCTCCCTTTGACCTCAATTAATTGAAATTAATCATTActcattattataaatataggTATAACAACCTACTCAGAGTTGTGACGAGatgattgaaatattttatcttgAATAAGTGATTTCGGGTTCGATTAGATTGCCCTCAACCAATTGTGTAACTTTCCCTTCTAAAATATACCTAAAACTAGTGGTGGATAATTACTTTCTATTACTCATGTTAATTATTActcaattaatttcattttatatgactCGTTTTTTTTTTAGTCAGTTTCATAagaattaactttaaaatatttatttcatccttaatgaaatg
Proteins encoded:
- the LOC107001849 gene encoding uncharacterized protein LOC107001849 — encoded protein: MASFNKIIIVFTISLFFTTIPSKAYNIQPKPHAPSHAPIKPSSSSSSSSYIEIPTNIPIVPNTRDVSVFINSMMEATMGKTEEFIANVIEQRLEEPDTDIYATDCLETCKSVYQDAVDAMKKAEEDVKSKEYYKADLDISAITTDIDTCNECAVSIYGEDTEFRQFDNWIQGVATECLDKISALTK
- the LOC107001622 gene encoding uncharacterized protein LOC107001622 — protein: MALHNQVLLVISLSFLIFQFNIASPIPISYISLSPYGSPSPSPSPSSSLNYEMPDGNVRLGDKDSVNKYVDSLMLTSLAKTEQFLNNVVEKRLTNPATDAFAKDCLLVCKEVYENAVDSMKKTIVDIENGAYYSANVDLSALSTDLETCQDCVKEIFGNDKEFTTFYDWERKVTVDAMEKIVAFSS
- the LOC107002041 gene encoding uncharacterized protein LOC107002041, giving the protein MENSLGSAFMAVFAVSGSVVLLAMKVHQHLLSDFINKLELQIDKNQAKKKVMFSNKVVELGSQNKDKFNDESLESMPLNRQVLYKGILNNKNLRRL